ACTCACCGCGTAACCCCAGACGTTGAGCCTGCGTGGCCTGCAGCACCATCGCGATTTGCCATAATGGCTGGGTTTCGAGCATTGAAAGGGAGAGCCCCAACTCATTGGCGACGCGTTCAAGTTCTGCAAGCTGCGACTCGTTAAGACGCTCGCTCAGCGGAGGGGGAATATCGAGATTTGCGAAAGGAGATTCGCTGCCGGAAATATCGGCTTCGACGACCAGCGCATCGGCTTTGCGCAACAGCTGCACCAGCGCGGGCGGCAGCGGTGACATATCGCGCGTGCCCATATGAATACTGCCGACGAGGTGCAAATGCTGACCGCCTGGAAGAGATATATCCAGCCCCGGCCAGGGATAGCGGCGGGGAAACAAAGCGCGGAAGGTGGTTTTTATACGACTAAACAGACTCATACGCGCTCCATAAACGGAAAAGTTCATGCTAGCGCGTGGTGACAGATGACGCAACCGTGGCAACCTTGTCAACCCGTAGGCCTGATAAGCGCAGCGCCATCAGGCAAAAAATGCCGGGTGGCGGCTTCGCCTTACCCGGCCTACAAGGTCA
Above is a window of Lelliottia jeotgali DNA encoding:
- a CDS encoding putative ligase encodes the protein MSLFSRIKTTFRALFPRRYPWPGLDISLPGGQHLHLVGSIHMGTRDMSPLPPALVQLLRKADALVVEADISGSESPFANLDIPPPLSERLNESQLAELERVANELGLSLSMLETQPLWQIAMVLQATQAQRLGLRGEFGIDYQLLNAARERNISIIELEGADSQVALLRQLPEDGLLLLDDTLTHWHTNARLLQMMIGWWLKSPPDEGKLELPSTFSESLYDVLMHERNQAWRETLHALPAGRYVVAVGALHLYGEGNLPSLLK